From the genome of Pseudomonas yamanorum, one region includes:
- a CDS encoding amino acid aminotransferase yields the protein MSLFSAVEMAPRDPILGLNEAFNADTRTTKVNLGVGVYCNEEGKIPLLRAVAEAEAIRVAQHAARGYLPIDGIVAYDQAVQKLLFGAQSPLISSGRVITAQAVGGTGALKIGADFLKQLLPNAVVAISDPSWENHQALFEKAGFPVQTYRYYDAATHDVNRAGLLEDLNALPPQSIVVLHACCHNPTGVDLSPADWQQVLDVVKAKNLVPFLDMAYQGFGDGIDEDAAAVRLFAESGLTFFVSSSFSKSFSLYGERVGALSIVTDSKEESARILSQVKRVIRTNYSNPPTHGAAIVAAVLNNPELRAQWEAELAEMRLRIRGMREQMVADLAKAAPGHDFSFVGRQRGMFSYSGLSVEQVTRLRSEFGIYALDTGRICVAALNQKNIDAVTKAIVQVL from the coding sequence ATGAGCCTGTTCTCCGCTGTCGAAATGGCACCACGCGATCCAATCCTGGGCCTCAACGAAGCATTCAACGCCGATACCCGAACCACCAAGGTGAACCTTGGCGTGGGCGTTTACTGCAACGAGGAGGGGAAGATTCCACTCTTGCGTGCCGTTGCCGAAGCGGAAGCCATTCGAGTGGCGCAACACGCCGCCCGTGGCTACTTGCCGATCGACGGTATTGTCGCCTACGACCAGGCCGTGCAAAAGCTGCTGTTCGGCGCCCAATCGCCACTGATCAGCTCCGGCCGCGTCATCACCGCCCAAGCGGTCGGCGGCACCGGCGCCCTGAAAATCGGCGCAGACTTCCTCAAGCAACTGCTGCCCAACGCCGTCGTCGCCATCAGCGACCCGAGCTGGGAAAACCACCAGGCGCTGTTCGAAAAAGCCGGCTTCCCGGTACAGACCTATCGCTACTACGACGCCGCCACCCACGACGTCAACCGCGCCGGCCTGCTGGAAGACCTCAACGCCCTGCCGCCACAGTCCATCGTCGTGCTGCACGCCTGCTGCCACAACCCGACCGGCGTCGACCTGAGCCCGGCCGACTGGCAACAAGTGTTGGACGTGGTCAAGGCGAAAAACCTCGTACCGTTCCTCGACATGGCCTACCAGGGCTTTGGCGACGGCATCGACGAAGACGCCGCTGCGGTGCGCCTGTTCGCCGAGTCGGGCCTGACCTTCTTTGTGTCCAGCTCGTTCTCCAAGTCGTTCTCGCTGTACGGCGAGCGCGTGGGCGCCCTGTCCATCGTTACCGACTCCAAGGAAGAAAGCGCGCGCATCCTGTCCCAGGTCAAGCGCGTGATCCGCACCAACTACTCCAACCCGCCAACCCACGGCGCGGCGATCGTTGCAGCGGTGCTGAACAACCCTGAGCTGCGCGCCCAGTGGGAAGCCGAACTGGCCGAAATGCGCCTGCGCATTCGCGGCATGCGCGAGCAGATGGTGGCTGACCTGGCCAAGGCTGCACCGGGCCACGACTTCAGCTTCGTCGGTCGCCAGCGCGGGATGTTCTCCTACTCCGGCCTGAGCGTTGAGCAAGTGACGCGCCTGCGCAGCGAGTTTGGTATCTATGCGCTGGACACTGGCCGCATCTGTGTGGCGGCGTTGAACCAGAAGAACATCGATGCTGTGACCAAGGCTATCGTTCAGGTGCTGTAA